One stretch of Azoarcus sp. KH32C DNA includes these proteins:
- a CDS encoding acyl-CoA dehydrogenase family protein: MDFSLSPALQALQRKVRQFIAEEVIPLEKDPRQTAHGPSEALRNELVAKARAAGLLTPHASREMGGLGLSHVEKAVVFEEAGYSTLGPTALNIHAPDEGNIHLMEVVASEAQKERWLRPLVQGRTRSCFAMTEPPPGAGADPSMLATTAVRDGDDYVINGTKWFITGAEGAAFAIIMAKMEDGSATMFLSDMDRPGIELVRTMDALDTCFTGGHGVLTFNNLRVPASDVLGELGKGFRYAQVRLAPARLTHCMRWLGQARRAHDVALEHARNRNAFGRILGEHEGVSFMLADNEMDLQTARLHIWHTAWLLDQGQRCNFESSRAKVVCSEAEWRVVDRSVQILGGQGVTHETIVPRIFADMRAFRVYDGPSEVHRFSLGKKIVAGRSDAVPPTGERQ, from the coding sequence ATGGATTTCTCCCTTAGCCCGGCGCTGCAGGCGTTGCAGCGGAAAGTGCGCCAATTCATCGCCGAAGAGGTGATTCCGCTGGAGAAGGACCCCCGCCAGACGGCGCATGGTCCGAGCGAGGCGCTGCGCAACGAGTTGGTGGCCAAGGCCCGCGCGGCGGGACTGCTGACGCCTCACGCCTCGCGCGAGATGGGTGGCCTGGGGCTGTCGCACGTCGAAAAGGCGGTCGTGTTCGAGGAGGCGGGCTATTCGACGCTCGGCCCCACGGCGCTTAATATCCACGCCCCGGACGAAGGCAACATCCACCTGATGGAGGTCGTCGCCTCGGAGGCGCAGAAGGAGCGCTGGCTGCGTCCGCTGGTGCAGGGGCGCACGCGCTCCTGCTTCGCGATGACCGAGCCCCCGCCGGGTGCGGGCGCCGACCCGTCGATGCTGGCGACGACTGCGGTGCGCGATGGCGACGACTATGTGATCAACGGCACCAAGTGGTTCATCACCGGTGCGGAAGGGGCAGCGTTCGCGATCATCATGGCGAAGATGGAGGACGGTTCGGCGACGATGTTCCTGTCCGACATGGATCGGCCCGGCATCGAACTGGTGCGCACGATGGATGCGCTCGACACGTGCTTCACCGGCGGCCACGGCGTGCTGACCTTCAACAACCTGCGCGTGCCCGCGTCCGACGTGCTGGGCGAGCTCGGCAAGGGTTTCCGCTATGCGCAGGTGCGCCTCGCGCCGGCACGCCTCACGCACTGCATGCGCTGGCTCGGCCAGGCCCGGCGGGCGCACGACGTCGCGCTCGAACATGCCCGCAACCGCAACGCCTTCGGCCGCATCCTGGGCGAGCATGAGGGGGTGAGCTTCATGCTCGCGGACAACGAGATGGACCTCCAGACGGCCCGCCTTCACATCTGGCATACGGCCTGGCTGCTCGACCAGGGGCAGCGCTGCAACTTCGAATCGAGCCGGGCGAAGGTCGTGTGCTCGGAAGCCGAATGGCGCGTCGTCGATCGCAGCGTGCAGATCCTGGGCGGCCAGGGCGTCACCCATGAAACCATCGTTCCGCGCATCTTCGCCGACATGCGGGCCTTCCGCGTGTATGACGGCCCGAGTGAGGTGCATCGCTTCAGCCTCGGCAAGAAGATCGTAGCCGGGCGTTCCGATGCGGTGCCGCCGACCGGAGAGCGTCAGTGA
- a CDS encoding TRAP transporter large permease subunit yields MNTIAHSFAAGIGHAGAKKSRVHFARMADSLFASAVEVVAATLIVAEICILFAGVVSRYILHTPLVWTDEAASILFLWLASLGAVVAFRRGEHMRMTALVAKVGPRAQAFLDTVAVAAALAFLVFILGPAYEYAAEEAYVTTPALELSNAWRASALPVGLALMVIMGIIRLLRVGDWRLVAFALGTVAAICGTFYALGPVLGDLGNVNLLIFFVGVTAATVLIGVPIAVAFGLATFGFLSLTTHMPLMVLVSRMDEGMSHLILLSVPLFVFLGLLIEMTGMARAMVAFLASLLGHVRGGLSYVLLGAMYLVSGISGSKVADMAAVAPVLFPEMKERGAKPGDLVALLSATGAQTETIPPSLVLITIGSVTGVSISALFTGGLLPGFVLGVTLCSVVWLRYRKEDLSKVRKASGTEIRRAFLLALPAMALPFVIRAAVVEGIATATEVSTLGIAYAFIAGLLLYRGAQWRRLFPMLVETAALSGAILLIIGTATGMAWSLTQSGFSNSLASTMASLPGGAPMFLAVSIVAFIILGSVLEGIPAIVLFGPLLFPIARSMGVHEVHYAMVVVLAMGVGLFAPPFGVGYYAACAIGKVRPEEGVRPILGYVLALLVGLIIVAAVPWLATGLL; encoded by the coding sequence ATGAACACGATCGCCCATTCGTTCGCGGCCGGTATTGGCCACGCCGGTGCAAAAAAAAGCCGCGTGCACTTTGCCCGCATGGCAGACAGCCTCTTTGCGTCGGCAGTCGAGGTGGTGGCCGCGACGCTCATCGTGGCCGAGATCTGCATCCTTTTTGCCGGAGTCGTCTCGCGCTACATCCTCCATACGCCGTTGGTATGGACTGACGAAGCCGCGTCGATTCTGTTCCTGTGGCTCGCCAGTCTGGGGGCGGTCGTGGCCTTCCGCCGTGGCGAACACATGCGCATGACGGCCCTGGTGGCAAAGGTCGGTCCCCGCGCGCAGGCCTTCCTCGATACCGTTGCGGTGGCGGCCGCCTTGGCCTTCCTGGTGTTTATCCTCGGTCCGGCCTACGAGTATGCGGCAGAGGAGGCGTATGTCACGACTCCGGCGCTGGAGCTGTCGAACGCGTGGCGCGCCTCGGCGCTTCCCGTCGGTCTCGCGCTCATGGTCATCATGGGCATCATCCGCTTGCTGCGCGTCGGGGATTGGCGCCTTGTCGCATTCGCACTGGGGACCGTCGCGGCGATCTGCGGCACTTTTTATGCGCTCGGACCGGTGCTGGGAGATCTCGGCAACGTCAACTTGCTGATCTTCTTCGTCGGGGTGACGGCGGCGACGGTGCTGATCGGCGTTCCCATCGCCGTCGCGTTCGGCCTCGCAACCTTCGGCTTCCTCTCGCTGACGACCCATATGCCGCTCATGGTGCTGGTCAGCCGCATGGACGAGGGGATGTCGCACCTGATCCTGCTGTCGGTGCCCCTGTTCGTCTTTCTCGGTCTGCTGATCGAGATGACGGGCATGGCGCGAGCGATGGTGGCCTTCCTCGCGAGCCTGCTCGGACATGTGCGCGGCGGCCTGTCGTATGTGCTGCTGGGCGCGATGTACCTGGTGTCGGGCATCTCCGGCTCGAAGGTGGCGGACATGGCGGCGGTGGCGCCGGTGCTGTTCCCCGAGATGAAGGAGCGGGGCGCCAAGCCGGGGGACCTGGTGGCGCTGCTGTCGGCAACGGGCGCGCAGACGGAAACGATTCCGCCCAGCCTGGTGCTGATCACGATCGGGTCGGTGACCGGGGTGTCGATCTCGGCGCTCTTCACGGGCGGCCTCCTGCCGGGTTTCGTGCTCGGGGTGACCCTGTGCTCGGTCGTTTGGCTGCGCTACCGCAAGGAAGATCTGTCGAAGGTGCGCAAGGCCAGCGGCACCGAGATTCGCCGCGCCTTCCTTCTCGCGCTGCCGGCGATGGCCCTGCCCTTCGTCATCCGTGCAGCGGTGGTGGAGGGGATCGCGACTGCGACCGAAGTCTCCACGCTGGGCATCGCGTACGCGTTCATCGCCGGCCTGCTGCTGTACCGCGGCGCCCAATGGCGCCGGCTGTTCCCGATGCTCGTGGAAACGGCGGCGTTGTCGGGGGCGATTCTGCTGATCATCGGTACGGCGACAGGAATGGCCTGGTCGCTCACGCAGTCCGGCTTTTCCAACAGCCTCGCCAGCACGATGGCATCGCTGCCGGGCGGCGCGCCGATGTTCCTCGCGGTGTCCATCGTTGCCTTCATCATCCTCGGGAGTGTGCTCGAGGGCATCCCGGCGATCGTGCTGTTCGGCCCCCTGCTGTTCCCGATCGCACGGTCGATGGGGGTGCATGAAGTGCATTACGCGATGGTTGTCGTGCTTGCGATGGGGGTCGGGCTCTTCGCACCGCCCTTCGGCGTCGGCTACTACGCGGCGTGCGCCATCGGCAAGGTCAGGCCGGAGGAGGGGGTCAGGCCGATCCTCGGCTACGTCCTTGCGCTGCTTGTGGGGCTGATCATCGTCGCGGCCGTGCCGTGGCTGGCGACGGGCCTGCTGTAA
- a CDS encoding TRAP transporter substrate-binding protein: protein MGHFTRRQFLALAAMAGTAAVSRTAFAQATGGKPAEFKLKLGTDLPMTHSVNVRLKEAIDAIAAETNGRVAIQLFPNNQLGSDSDMLSQIRAGALELATFPGTVMSTLIPATSITGVGFAFSNYKEVWTAMDGAVGNHIRSAIEKVNLVPFDTVWDNGFRQITSSTRPIRTPEDLHNFKIRVPVVPLWVSMFKALDAAPVSLPLSEAYQALQTKVADGQENPLALIESAKFFEVQKYCSLTNHAWDGFWFIANGRVWKSLPADVQQVMKKHINAAARKQREDIARANIDVQKMLESKGLVFNQVDGSAFRKILSKNGFYAQWREKFGPEAWALLQQYVGDIA, encoded by the coding sequence ATGGGGCACTTCACACGCAGACAGTTCCTGGCGCTTGCTGCCATGGCGGGGACGGCCGCCGTGAGCAGGACGGCCTTTGCACAGGCAACGGGTGGCAAGCCCGCAGAGTTCAAGCTGAAGCTCGGGACCGATCTTCCGATGACCCATTCGGTCAACGTTCGCCTGAAAGAGGCGATTGACGCGATTGCGGCGGAGACCAATGGTCGCGTCGCGATCCAGCTGTTCCCGAACAACCAGCTCGGCAGCGACTCGGACATGTTGTCGCAGATCCGCGCCGGTGCGCTCGAGCTGGCGACTTTCCCGGGCACCGTGATGTCGACGCTGATTCCCGCGACGTCGATCACCGGGGTGGGTTTTGCCTTCTCGAACTACAAGGAGGTCTGGACTGCGATGGATGGCGCCGTGGGCAACCACATCCGCAGCGCAATCGAAAAGGTCAATCTCGTGCCCTTCGATACGGTCTGGGATAACGGCTTCCGGCAGATCACGAGCAGCACGCGGCCCATCCGTACCCCTGAAGACCTCCACAACTTCAAGATCCGCGTTCCGGTCGTGCCCTTGTGGGTGTCGATGTTCAAGGCGCTCGACGCCGCCCCGGTCAGCCTGCCCCTGAGCGAGGCCTACCAGGCGCTGCAGACCAAGGTCGCCGATGGCCAGGAAAACCCGCTCGCCCTGATCGAATCCGCGAAGTTCTTCGAAGTCCAGAAGTACTGCTCGCTCACGAACCATGCATGGGACGGATTCTGGTTCATCGCCAACGGACGCGTCTGGAAGTCCCTGCCGGCAGACGTGCAGCAGGTGATGAAGAAGCACATCAATGCCGCTGCGCGCAAGCAGCGCGAGGACATCGCGCGGGCGAACATCGACGTCCAGAAGATGCTGGAATCGAAAGGGCTCGTTTTCAATCAGGTGGATGGCTCGGCCTTCCGCAAGATCCTGAGCAAGAACGGCTTCTATGCCCAATGGCGCGAGAAGTTCGGTCCTGAAGCCTGGGCGCTGCTGCAGCAGTACGTCGGCGATATCGCCTGA
- a CDS encoding SDR family NAD(P)-dependent oxidoreductase yields MDTGYLGKLFALDGKVALVTGASSGLGKHFAALLARAGAEVVVTARRTDKLRDVVAEIEAAGGRAHAVAIDVTDAATVAAAFDEAAALAGVPDVVINNAGQTITKPLLQQTEADWDNVIDPNLKGCWLVATEAARRMVAAAKPGSIVNIASILGERVGGGVAPYTISKAGVLQATKAMALELARHGIRVNALMPGYVITDLNRDFLTSEAGDKLRLRIPSRRFCELADLDGPLLLLASDAGGAMSGACVAVDRAHLVSGL; encoded by the coding sequence ATGGACACGGGATATCTCGGGAAATTGTTCGCGCTCGATGGCAAGGTCGCCCTGGTCACCGGCGCCTCGAGCGGTTTGGGGAAGCACTTCGCCGCGCTGCTCGCCCGGGCCGGGGCGGAAGTCGTCGTGACCGCGCGTCGCACGGACAAGCTGCGGGACGTCGTCGCCGAGATCGAGGCGGCAGGCGGGCGGGCCCATGCGGTGGCGATCGACGTCACCGATGCCGCGACCGTTGCCGCGGCCTTCGATGAGGCGGCAGCGCTCGCCGGCGTGCCCGACGTCGTCATCAACAACGCCGGGCAGACCATCACGAAGCCTTTGCTGCAGCAAACCGAGGCCGACTGGGACAACGTGATCGATCCCAACCTGAAGGGCTGCTGGCTGGTCGCGACCGAAGCCGCGCGGCGCATGGTGGCTGCCGCCAAGCCGGGCAGCATCGTGAACATCGCTTCGATCCTCGGCGAACGGGTCGGCGGGGGCGTCGCGCCCTACACGATCTCGAAGGCGGGCGTGCTGCAGGCGACGAAGGCGATGGCGCTCGAGTTGGCGCGTCACGGCATCCGCGTCAACGCGCTGATGCCCGGTTACGTCATCACGGACCTCAATCGCGATTTCCTGACCAGCGAGGCGGGCGACAAGCTGCGGCTTCGCATTCCCAGCCGCCGCTTTTGCGAGCTGGCCGATCTCGACGGGCCGTTGCTGCTGCTCGCTTCGGATGCGGGCGGAGCAATGTCCGGCGCGTGCGTGGCAGTCGATCGCGCCCATCTGGTCAGCGGACTTTGA
- a CDS encoding phosphotransferase family protein: MEETSRKAVERFVRSAAQASSVSIVEAKLLSGGAVQENWWVDLQLEGGPWAGRLACVLRCDSPTAGVAISHGRAQEFALLKTVFEAGVTVPEPLWLCEDPAVIGRPFFLMRRIGGTAAGHLLVKDSRYGGDRVQLAERLGRELARVHSVRPPHPSLDFLPWYDEAPALHRVREHRAFLDKHHTAYPAVEWGLRWLERHAPQRGLVTLCHGDFRTGNYMVDEQGLTGVLDWEFARWSDPLEDIGWFCAKCWRFGNIRAEAGGIGEREDLYRGYEMESGWALDRDAVRYWEVMAHVTWAIIAIQQAERHCSGEENSLLLALTGHIVPELEWEILNMTEND, encoded by the coding sequence ATGGAAGAAACTTCACGCAAGGCGGTCGAACGATTCGTGAGGTCGGCCGCCCAGGCATCGTCGGTCTCGATTGTCGAGGCGAAGCTGCTTTCCGGTGGCGCGGTGCAGGAAAACTGGTGGGTCGATTTGCAGCTCGAAGGCGGGCCTTGGGCGGGGCGGCTGGCTTGCGTCCTGCGCTGCGATTCGCCGACCGCCGGCGTCGCGATCAGTCATGGGCGGGCGCAGGAATTCGCGCTGCTGAAGACGGTGTTCGAGGCGGGGGTCACCGTGCCGGAGCCGCTGTGGCTATGCGAGGATCCGGCGGTGATCGGGCGCCCGTTCTTCCTGATGCGTCGCATCGGGGGGACTGCGGCGGGACATCTCCTCGTCAAGGACAGCCGCTACGGCGGCGATCGGGTGCAGCTGGCTGAACGGCTGGGCCGCGAGCTCGCGCGCGTGCATTCAGTCCGCCCGCCCCATCCGTCGCTGGATTTCCTGCCGTGGTACGACGAAGCGCCTGCGCTGCACCGTGTGCGCGAGCACCGAGCCTTCCTCGACAAGCACCACACGGCTTACCCCGCGGTCGAATGGGGCCTGCGATGGCTCGAACGGCACGCGCCGCAGCGCGGTCTGGTCACCCTGTGCCACGGCGATTTCCGCACGGGAAACTACATGGTCGACGAGCAGGGCCTGACCGGCGTGCTCGACTGGGAGTTCGCCCGCTGGAGCGATCCGCTCGAGGACATCGGATGGTTTTGCGCGAAATGCTGGCGTTTTGGCAACATTCGGGCCGAGGCGGGTGGGATCGGCGAGCGCGAGGATTTGTACCGTGGCTACGAAATGGAGTCTGGCTGGGCGCTCGACCGCGATGCAGTCCGCTACTGGGAAGTGATGGCACACGTGACCTGGGCCATCATCGCGATACAGCAGGCCGAGCGCCATTGCTCGGGAGAAGAGAATTCGCTGCTGCTGGCCCTGACGGGGCATATCGTCCCTGAACTTGAATGGGAAATCCTCAACATGACGGAGAACGACTGA